Proteins encoded by one window of Bernardetia sp.:
- a CDS encoding histidine phosphatase family protein produces MKFSTPDKIIYIIRHGQTEYNRLGLVQGCGIDSNLNDVGRQQADLFFENYKDISFDKIYTSMLQRTHQSVKGFLDLDLPWEKLIGLNEVSWGDKEGREVTKEENDAYYEMLKGWRNGELHLKVANGESPLEVAERQREALEVILSRPQEKNILVCMHGRAMRILLCQLLRQPISDMDDFEHSNLCLYVLHYHYDTHRFTLKIANDTAHLEEMNVSK; encoded by the coding sequence ATGAAATTTTCTACTCCAGACAAAATTATTTATATCATTAGGCACGGACAGACAGAATACAATCGTTTAGGTCTTGTTCAAGGTTGTGGCATTGATTCCAACCTAAATGATGTCGGCAGGCAACAAGCAGATTTATTTTTTGAAAATTACAAAGACATTAGTTTTGACAAAATATATACCTCTATGCTTCAGCGCACACACCAAAGCGTAAAAGGTTTTTTAGATTTAGATTTACCTTGGGAAAAGCTCATAGGTTTGAATGAGGTCAGTTGGGGAGACAAGGAAGGACGAGAAGTTACAAAAGAAGAAAATGATGCCTATTACGAAATGTTAAAAGGATGGCGAAATGGCGAACTTCATTTGAAAGTAGCTAATGGAGAAAGTCCATTAGAAGTAGCAGAAAGACAAAGAGAAGCCTTAGAAGTAATCTTATCACGTCCACAAGAAAAAAATATTTTGGTATGTATGCACGGAAGAGCTATGCGAATACTTCTTTGTCAGCTTCTGCGCCAACCTATTTCTGATATGGATGATTTCGAACATTCCAACTTGTGTCTCTATGTATTGCATTATCATTACGACACACATCGTTTTACTCTAAAAATAGCTAACGATACAGCTCACTTAGAAGAAATGAATGTTTCTAAATAA